In Mycolicibacterium phocaicum, one DNA window encodes the following:
- a CDS encoding iron-containing redox enzyme family protein has product MCTEELVQPLLPDARGPVSNVVIGLLGERLPTQYLARIQLPLANADPFGLDLQLALYVCYELHYRGFADTDEKWEWNPALLDVRHRIEERFLAAVRELVGDIDPDSTAHAELARCDTEPVDDSSLSVYLQDQATWPQMQEYFVHRSLYHLKEADPQSWIIPRLTGRAKAAFVAVEYDEYGGRGGYETMHQRLFADLLDAAGLRSDYLHYLGNATGSTLAAVNLMSMFGLHRHLRGAAVGHFAATELTSSPGSHRIVKGLKRLGAPQPCVDFYREHVEADAVHEQVVRREVVADLLSREPGLERDIVFGIRAFDAIEGRLADHMLSSWAAGCPSLQHWPV; this is encoded by the coding sequence ATGTGCACAGAAGAACTTGTTCAGCCTTTGCTGCCGGACGCCCGCGGTCCCGTGTCCAATGTCGTGATCGGACTGCTGGGCGAGCGGCTGCCCACGCAATACCTGGCGCGGATACAGCTACCGCTGGCGAATGCGGACCCTTTCGGCCTCGACCTGCAGCTGGCGCTGTATGTCTGCTACGAACTGCACTACCGGGGTTTTGCCGACACCGACGAAAAGTGGGAATGGAACCCTGCCCTCCTCGACGTTCGCCATCGCATCGAGGAGCGGTTCCTGGCTGCCGTCCGGGAACTCGTCGGCGACATCGACCCGGACAGCACGGCCCACGCCGAGCTGGCCCGCTGTGACACCGAACCTGTCGATGATTCGAGTCTGTCTGTCTACCTACAAGATCAGGCGACGTGGCCGCAGATGCAGGAGTACTTCGTGCATCGCTCGCTGTACCACCTCAAGGAAGCCGACCCGCAGTCGTGGATCATTCCGCGGTTGACCGGTCGCGCGAAAGCCGCGTTCGTGGCGGTGGAATACGACGAATACGGCGGCCGTGGCGGATACGAAACCATGCACCAGCGGCTGTTCGCCGATCTGCTCGATGCGGCGGGTCTGCGCAGCGACTATCTGCACTACCTCGGCAATGCCACGGGCAGCACCCTGGCCGCGGTGAACCTCATGTCGATGTTCGGTCTGCACCGCCACCTGCGTGGCGCGGCCGTCGGCCACTTCGCCGCAACCGAACTGACCTCGTCGCCGGGATCGCACCGAATCGTGAAGGGGCTCAAGAGACTTGGTGCCCCGCAGCCGTGCGTCGACTTCTACCGCGAGCACGTCGAGGCCGACGCGGTTCATGAACAGGTGGTCCGCAGGGAGGTCGTGGCAGACCTGCTGTCGCGCGAGCCCGGCCTGGAGCGGGACATCGTTTTCGGTATTCGGGCCTTCGACGCGATCGAGGGACGGCTCGCCGATCACATGCTGTCCAGCTGGGCGGCAGGGTGCCCGTCGCTGCAGCACTGGCCCGTTTGA
- a CDS encoding SDR family oxidoreductase, producing MDTPIPYPGHTADMAEQPHDEMRRYVGRGLLKGRRALITGGDSGIGRAVAAAFAKEGADIAIAYLEEHDDATHTATVVGAAGQTCALFAGDLGEPAHCREVVARTLAELGGLDIIVNNAAYQSPADDLTDITDEQWRRTFAVNIDSYFQVTKAALAHLPDGAAIINTASVNGLRGNASLMDYSATKGAVIAFTYALAQSLAKRRVRVNCVAPGPVWTPLIPATMPQEKVESFGDHAPFERPAQPDEIAPSYVFFAADQLSSYYSGEVLAPLGGETMPG from the coding sequence ATGGACACACCGATCCCCTATCCCGGGCATACCGCCGACATGGCAGAGCAGCCGCATGACGAGATGCGCCGGTACGTCGGCCGCGGCCTCCTGAAAGGTCGCCGGGCCCTCATCACCGGCGGCGACTCCGGCATCGGGCGTGCGGTGGCGGCGGCGTTCGCCAAGGAAGGCGCAGACATCGCCATCGCCTACCTCGAAGAGCACGACGACGCGACCCACACCGCGACCGTGGTGGGTGCGGCCGGCCAGACGTGCGCCCTGTTCGCCGGTGATCTCGGCGAGCCCGCCCACTGCCGCGAGGTGGTGGCGCGCACCCTCGCCGAACTGGGCGGCCTCGACATCATCGTCAACAACGCCGCCTACCAATCGCCGGCAGACGATCTCACCGACATCACCGATGAACAATGGCGGCGGACGTTCGCCGTGAACATCGACAGTTATTTCCAGGTGACCAAAGCCGCGCTGGCTCATCTGCCGGACGGCGCGGCGATCATCAACACGGCGTCGGTGAACGGGCTACGCGGCAATGCGTCGCTGATGGACTATTCGGCCACCAAGGGCGCCGTCATCGCATTCACCTACGCGCTGGCCCAGTCACTGGCGAAACGTCGCGTCCGGGTGAACTGCGTTGCCCCCGGACCGGTCTGGACGCCGCTCATTCCGGCCACCATGCCGCAGGAGAAGGTCGAGTCGTTCGGCGACCACGCGCCGTTCGAGCGGCCGGCCCAGCCGGACGAGATCGCGCCGTCGTACGTCTTCTTCGCCGCCGACCAGTTGTCGTCGTACTACAGCGGTGAGGTACTGGCGCCCCTCGGCGGCGAGACGATGCCGGGGTGA
- a CDS encoding DoxX family membrane protein, with protein MIIRRIARPLLATAFIGQGVETLLNTDSGAEAVRPALDGLKDMPDPVARNVPSNAVAVAQATAAAQIAGGLLLATGRIPRVASAVLAATVIPANLGHHMFWAEDDPEAKAAKRRGFLADLSLLGGLILASADTAGKPSLGWRGRRAAQRAAEALSSTVPSRTEIALARMPELGEKVGHGVQTGFEHGRELAGVALEKLEDGLEKAAPYAESAYRKASARASELADTAAPYAESAYRKASARAAELADTAVTTAKKAKARA; from the coding sequence ATGATCATTCGTAGGATCGCCCGTCCGCTTCTTGCCACAGCGTTCATCGGACAGGGCGTCGAAACCCTGTTGAACACCGACTCCGGTGCCGAGGCCGTACGCCCCGCGCTCGACGGACTGAAGGACATGCCGGATCCCGTGGCACGCAACGTGCCGTCCAACGCCGTCGCCGTGGCGCAGGCGACTGCGGCCGCCCAGATCGCGGGCGGGCTGCTGCTGGCCACCGGACGCATTCCGCGCGTGGCCTCCGCGGTACTCGCGGCGACGGTGATTCCGGCAAATCTCGGCCATCACATGTTCTGGGCCGAGGACGATCCGGAGGCCAAGGCCGCCAAACGCCGGGGCTTCCTGGCCGACCTCAGCCTGCTGGGCGGCCTGATCCTCGCCTCGGCGGACACCGCCGGGAAGCCTTCGCTGGGCTGGCGGGGACGGCGCGCCGCCCAACGGGCCGCCGAGGCCCTCTCGTCGACGGTTCCGTCCAGGACCGAGATCGCCCTGGCCCGGATGCCGGAGTTGGGTGAGAAGGTCGGCCACGGTGTCCAAACCGGATTCGAGCACGGCCGCGAACTCGCCGGAGTCGCGCTCGAGAAATTGGAGGACGGCCTCGAGAAAGCCGCACCGTATGCGGAGTCCGCCTACCGGAAAGCCAGCGCACGTGCGTCGGAGTTGGCCGACACCGCTGCCCCCTATGCGGAATCCGCGTACCGGAAGGCCAGCGCACGCGCTGCGGAATTGGCCGATACCGCGGTCACCACCGCAAAGAAGGCAAAAGCCCGGGCCTGA
- a CDS encoding DUF6131 family protein, whose translation MIALGVVLLILGFVFNVYLLWTLGIVLVVVGAIFWLLGAAGHAVAGRRYWY comes from the coding sequence ATGATTGCTTTGGGAGTGGTCCTGCTCATCCTGGGCTTCGTCTTCAACGTGTATCTGCTGTGGACCCTGGGCATCGTGCTCGTCGTGGTGGGCGCGATCTTCTGGCTCCTCGGGGCCGCCGGTCATGCGGTCGCCGGACGCCGATACTGGTATTGA
- a CDS encoding nucleotidyltransferase family protein — translation MCPERTPLRNALRAAASAFKANAQSFALAGSYALWVYGAPEPDHDVDFVVPEPDTESAAKILGQNGFDIERTPEDWLFKAYFDGVLVDVLHRINGVPVDSVLLAGAVVRDVLAISMPVLTPDAVITQKLLTLNEHHCDFAPLLPAVRAVREQLDWPRIRELAAENDFAMAFLELAARLRLDR, via the coding sequence ATGTGTCCTGAACGCACCCCACTGCGCAATGCACTGCGCGCCGCGGCGAGCGCCTTCAAGGCGAACGCCCAGAGTTTCGCCCTTGCCGGCAGCTACGCCCTGTGGGTGTACGGCGCTCCGGAACCCGACCACGACGTCGACTTCGTCGTTCCCGAGCCGGACACCGAGTCAGCGGCGAAAATATTGGGGCAGAACGGGTTCGACATCGAACGAACGCCCGAAGATTGGCTCTTCAAAGCGTACTTCGACGGCGTGCTCGTCGATGTCTTACACCGGATCAACGGTGTTCCGGTGGACTCGGTCCTGCTCGCCGGGGCCGTGGTGCGCGACGTGCTGGCCATCTCGATGCCGGTCCTGACCCCAGATGCGGTGATAACCCAGAAGCTGCTGACGCTCAATGAACATCACTGCGACTTCGCGCCACTGCTCCCGGCGGTGCGGGCCGTTCGCGAGCAGCTCGACTGGCCACGAATTCGAGAGCTGGCGGCCGAAAACGACTTCGCCATGGCTTTTCTCGAGCTGGCGGCACGTCTCCGTCTGGACCGGTGA
- a CDS encoding endonuclease/exonuclease/phosphatase family protein: protein MRLATFNILHGRTVGDGVHLDRLRRSISLLDPDILALQEVDFDQSRSGRADLTAIAAEVMNAVSHRFVAAITGTPGATWIAATGEEQPASAAYGISLLSRYPASSWQVLRLPRIPTRFPMYLSVPGKVLIVHEEPRAAVLARLDTPLGAMTIASTHLSFVPGWNRHQLRQLARTVRALPGPHVIAGDLNMAAGPAARWSGMRPLACADTFPAEAPTQQLDHLLTDDRQLTALRHTTPQVELSDHRPLAVTVTRH, encoded by the coding sequence ATGCGCCTCGCGACCTTCAACATCCTGCACGGCCGCACCGTCGGCGACGGCGTACATCTCGACAGACTGCGCCGCAGTATCAGCCTCCTCGACCCGGACATTCTGGCGCTGCAGGAAGTGGACTTCGACCAATCGCGTTCCGGCCGAGCGGATCTGACGGCGATCGCCGCCGAGGTGATGAACGCGGTGTCGCACCGTTTCGTCGCCGCCATCACCGGAACGCCCGGCGCCACCTGGATCGCGGCTACCGGCGAGGAACAGCCGGCGTCGGCGGCGTACGGCATCTCCCTGCTCTCGCGTTATCCGGCGAGCAGCTGGCAGGTGCTGCGGCTGCCCCGCATACCGACACGCTTTCCGATGTATCTGTCGGTACCCGGGAAAGTGCTGATCGTGCACGAGGAGCCACGCGCCGCCGTGCTGGCACGGCTCGATACGCCGTTGGGCGCCATGACGATCGCCAGCACGCATTTGTCGTTCGTGCCCGGCTGGAACCGGCATCAACTGCGGCAGTTGGCACGTACCGTCCGCGCCCTGCCGGGGCCACACGTCATTGCCGGCGATTTGAACATGGCAGCGGGCCCTGCAGCGCGCTGGTCGGGTATGCGGCCGCTGGCGTGTGCCGACACATTCCCGGCCGAGGCACCGACCCAGCAGCTCGACCACCTTCTGACCGACGACCGGCAGCTGACGGCGCTCCGACACACCACCCCACAGGTGGAACTCTCGGATCACCGCCCGTTGGCTGTCACCGTGACCCGGCATTGA
- a CDS encoding methyltransferase, whose amino-acid sequence MLSSEISPECANVYLPQHDSRLLIEVMRHRCHPAGMRVADLCTGSGVAAIAASDAGADTVVAFDTSHAAIAAARANARLVGVPIDARLGSWSAAVELEPFDLVLCNPPYVPEPASREPVIVGAGGPPASFNAGPDGRLILDPLCAAAPGLLRRGGTALIVQSEFADVARSVTALRDGGLQADVVARRTIAFGPVMTARARWLEDTGRLTPGRRTEELAVIRAVKR is encoded by the coding sequence ATGCTGAGCTCCGAAATCTCGCCTGAGTGCGCAAACGTTTATCTGCCGCAACATGATTCGCGGCTGTTGATCGAGGTCATGCGCCACCGCTGCCACCCGGCGGGCATGCGCGTCGCGGACCTGTGTACCGGCAGTGGGGTGGCAGCGATTGCTGCTTCCGATGCCGGAGCGGACACCGTGGTCGCCTTCGATACCTCGCACGCCGCCATCGCGGCGGCGCGTGCCAATGCCCGACTCGTCGGTGTTCCGATCGATGCGCGGCTCGGCTCCTGGTCTGCGGCAGTGGAACTCGAGCCGTTCGATCTGGTGTTGTGCAACCCGCCGTACGTACCGGAGCCGGCGAGCCGCGAACCGGTGATCGTCGGCGCCGGTGGCCCTCCCGCATCCTTCAACGCCGGTCCCGATGGCCGGCTCATCCTCGATCCGCTCTGCGCCGCGGCGCCCGGGCTGCTGCGGCGCGGCGGCACGGCACTGATCGTCCAGTCCGAGTTCGCCGACGTCGCGAGGAGCGTCACCGCCTTGCGGGACGGCGGGCTTCAGGCCGATGTGGTGGCGCGCCGCACCATCGCATTCGGGCCCGTGATGACCGCGCGCGCCCGCTGGTTGGAGGACACCGGTCGTTTGACCCCCGGACGGCGCACCGAAGAACTGGCCGTCATCAGGGCGGTGAAACGATGA
- a CDS encoding CDGSH iron-sulfur domain-containing protein, with protein MSPTRRTVRIVPRGPMLIQGPVEVELDDGTRVCSDRFMVAICCCQRSKTYPWCDTSHRRQTRSAADGRKGAADQAQPT; from the coding sequence ATGAGCCCCACCCGCAGAACCGTGCGAATCGTGCCGCGTGGCCCGATGTTGATCCAGGGTCCGGTCGAAGTCGAACTCGACGACGGGACCCGGGTCTGCTCCGACCGATTCATGGTCGCCATCTGCTGCTGCCAGCGCAGCAAGACCTATCCGTGGTGCGACACCAGTCATCGGCGGCAGACCCGGTCCGCCGCCGATGGCCGAAAGGGCGCCGCCGATCAGGCGCAACCCACTTGA
- a CDS encoding SigB/SigF/SigG family RNA polymerase sigma factor translates to MLENDSREVSEPLEDDSSQDEYADVVTMVALLRQLPPNSDAYARQLERIVLRCCPLADRVARHFDRRGENLEDLIQVARVGLLQAVNRFDPERGSRFVAFALPTMMGELRRYFRDYGWKVHVPRRIRDRQHDIACATAYLTNDLRRAPSIEELAEELEIDRDQVVESIVAAKAYQPQSLDVNVSDDDARTQALGDSLGEMDAGFDRVTDRESVRSLLAALPRREQKVLYLRYFGAMTQRQIADSIGVSQMHVSRILDRTLRDLRAQVGCA, encoded by the coding sequence CTGTTGGAAAACGATTCTCGTGAAGTGAGCGAGCCGCTCGAGGACGACTCGAGCCAGGACGAATACGCGGATGTGGTCACAATGGTCGCGCTGCTCCGTCAATTACCGCCGAACTCCGACGCCTACGCCCGTCAACTCGAACGCATCGTGCTGCGGTGCTGCCCGCTGGCGGACCGGGTGGCGCGCCACTTCGACCGCCGCGGCGAGAATCTCGAAGACCTGATCCAGGTGGCCCGGGTGGGTTTGCTACAGGCAGTCAACCGGTTCGACCCCGAGCGGGGGTCACGGTTCGTGGCATTCGCCCTGCCCACGATGATGGGGGAGTTGCGCCGATACTTCCGTGACTATGGCTGGAAGGTCCACGTACCCAGGCGAATTCGTGATCGTCAGCACGATATTGCTTGTGCCACCGCATATTTGACGAACGACCTGAGGCGGGCGCCGAGTATCGAGGAGCTCGCCGAAGAGTTGGAGATCGACCGCGACCAGGTCGTCGAGAGCATCGTGGCGGCCAAGGCGTACCAGCCCCAGTCGCTGGACGTGAACGTCAGCGACGACGACGCACGAACGCAGGCTCTCGGTGACTCGCTCGGTGAGATGGATGCCGGCTTCGACCGGGTGACCGATCGCGAATCGGTACGGTCACTGCTGGCAGCGCTGCCGCGCCGCGAGCAGAAGGTGCTCTATCTCCGGTACTTCGGTGCCATGACGCAGCGGCAGATCGCGGACTCGATCGGCGTTTCGCAGATGCATGTGTCACGGATATTGGACCGGACCTTGCGGGACCTGCGAGCTCAAGTGGGTTGCGCCTGA